The window GCGCTTCATCGAGCTGATGCGCATGGGGCACCTGGCCAGCGACTCCAATGCGTTCCTGCAGCAATTCGTCAGCCTTCAGCAGTTGCTGAGCCTGATCGGCGACCAGTACGAGTACCTGCAAGCCGACGCTCCAGTGGATGCCACCGCAGTGCGCTATGAAATTCCGGGCCTAGGGCATTTTGGCGTGATCGCTAACGAAAGCGTGCCGTTCTGTCGTACCTGCTCACGGTTGCGGCTGTCCTCCACGGGTTGGCTGCATGGCTGCCTGTCGTCGAGTAACCGACACTTTGTCGGCGATCTGCTGGACAAACCCCGTCATCAGGCCTTGCCGGCTCTGCAGCGCTTGCTGGTCAAGGCGTTGGGGGATAAGCAGGAAGTGGCGTTCTCTGGCGGCGCAACCATCATGAAAATCATCGGCGGTTGACGAATGCTATCGCGGGCAAGCTTTGCTCCCAGGTGAACACCGTACCTGTGGGAGCAAGGCTTGCCCGCGATAGCAATTTCCCCTTCACTTGGATGTGTCTGACACCCCCATTTCGATGAGCTGGCGCAAAAGCTGCATCCAATGGCCATTCGCCGGTTTTCCGTCACCGGTTTTTGGAGGGTAGGATGCGTAGCCTGGTTTTGCTGCTGGCCGTTTTGGCGCTCGGTGGCTGCATGAATGTCAGCGACATGGGGGAGGGCGTTCGCTACCACATGAGCGACGCCGGTTTGCTGGACCACAGCGACAGCCGGCGTGTGAATAACCTGCGCATCCAGCCGGATTCGTTCATCTACATTGCTCAGGGTGCCTTCGCGCCTCCCGGCAGTGCCTACCCGCGGCCCAATGTCGTCGCCGAAGAGGCCTTCAACGGTTTCATCGAGTATTTCCCCATGGTGCGTCGTGCCCGGGTTCCCGAGGGCCTGGACCAAGCCATGGGCGAAGCCCGAGCCGCCGGTGCTCACTACTTGCTGTATACGCGGTTCGCCAAGGCCGACAACCGTATCGGCAACACCGACGAATGGCTGGATGAAGAGGCCGTGGACCGTTTGGGTGTCGACACCAGCGTCATTCAAATCATGTTGATCGAGACCAGTACCCAGTATTTGATTGATACTGCACGCATCAAGAGTCGTGGCGGTTTACTGACGTTGCACGACAAACAGCCAGAAGACCTGATCGCTCCCCCTTTGCGCGAGTATGCCCGCAGCCTGTTGGGAGTGAGCGACCAGTAACATTCAAGGAGTCACCATGAGCGGACCGCAAAAAGCCAATGACCTGCTGGGGCAGATCCCCAAGACCAAAGGTTTGCCGCCAGTCCACTTGTGGAATCCTGACTTCTGCGGCGATATCGACATGCGCATCGCCCGTGATGGCACCTGGTATTACCTGGGTACGCCAATCGGGCGCAAGCCGATGGTCAAGCTGTTCTCCACTATCATCCGCCGCGACGGCGATGATTACTTCCTGATCACTCCTGTGGAAAAAGTTGGCATCAAGGTCGACGATGCACCGTTTGTGGCGGTGACCCTGGAGGTTGAAGGGCAGGGTGAGCAGCAGCGACTGCGCTTCACCACCAACGTCGAGGAAACCACTGAGGCCGGCGGCGAACATCCGATGCGGGTGGTGATCGATCCGCAAACCCAGGAACCCGCGCCCTACGTGCACGTACGCAGCAACCTCGAAGCGCTGATCCATCGCAATGTGTTCTACCAGTTGGTGGAGCTGGCGGTCAGTCGCGAGATCGACGGGCAGAGGTGGTTGGGGGTATGGAGTGGTGGGGTATTTTTCCCGATAGGCCTGGAACCCTGATCCCTGTGGGAGCGAGCCTGCTCGCAGTATGGCCAACCTTGTCTTAACTGATCCACCGCTATCGCGAGCAGGCTCGCTCCCACCCGGGTGAAGCCGTAAAATTCAAATTGACACCCAATCATATGATGATTAGTTTGGGCCTCTATAGAAAGTGGCCCCGGGGTGTTCATGTCCAGCAGTTTTCACGCATCGACCGTCGATTGGCTGGGGGGCTGGATAGCCGCCGGTCAGGTCAAGCCTGGGCAGACCATCAAGGTTGAGGCCGACCTCGGCCAGCAATTGGGCGTCAGCCGCACGGTGATCCGCGAAGCGATCAAGACCCTGGTGGCCAAAGGCATGCTGGAAGTCGGCCCGAAAGTCGGGACACGGGTGCTGCCGGTGCGTCGCTGGAATCTGTTCGACCCGCAGGTGGTCGGTTGGCTGTCGCGCAGTGGGCTGCCGGAAAATTTCGTCGATGACCTGCTGGACCTGCGGCGTACCATCGAACCGATGGCGGTGCGCTGGGCGTGTGAGCGCGCGACGGCCGATCAGGTGCAGGCGATCCGCCTGGCCTACCATGCCCTGGAGCGGGCGGTGGACAGCGGGGCCGATTACAACCGTGCCGACCAGTTCTTCCATGAGTGCATCCTCGCTGCCAGCCACAATCAATTTATTGAGCAAATGGTCCCGGCCCTGGGCGCGCTGCTGGCGGTGTCGTTCGAGGTGTCCGCCGCCGACCCGGATGAGCTGCGCCGCACGTTGCCGATCCACAAGGATATTGCCGAAGCCATCGCTGCCCGTGACGCGGCGCGGGGCGTCTGGGCCTGCATGACCTTGATCGATAACGCTGACCTGGCGATCAAGCGTTTTTACCCTAACGTCATGGCCGGGCGGACAGAGATCGCCGGGCAAGCGGGAAACAGGAGTGTTCAATGATGTGGGCGGCTGTGACGGAACACCGGGCGATATTGGGAGAGGGCCCCTTCTGGGACGAGCCGACCCAAGCACTGTATTGGGTCGACATTGCTGGTAAACAGGCGCTGCGGCTGATCGGCGCGAATGTGCAAATCTGGCAGATGCCCGAGCATGTGTCCGCTTTCATTCCGACACAAAGCGGCGACGCCTTGGTGACCCTGAGCAGCGGTGTCTATCGACTCGATCTGGATTCGCCGGGACTGGAACCGAACCTGAAATTGCTGTGCATGGCCGATCCCCGGCCAGGGAATCGCGCCAACGAGGCCCGTTGCGATGCCCTGGGCCAGCTCTGGCTCGGCACCATGCAGAACAACATCGGCGAAAACGCAGAAGACCTGCCCATTGAAGGACGATTCGGGGGCCTGTTTCGCATTGGCGCCGATGGCCGGGTCATGCCGCTGCTGCGTGATCGGGGCATTCCCAACACTCTGTTATGGAGTCCTGACGGCACTACGGTGTATTTCGGCGAAAGTCTCGACGGCACGCTTTACCGACATTTCATTTATCCCGACGGCAGCCTGGCCCCCGCCGAGGTCTGGTTTGGCCCTCACCCGCGTGGCGGCCCCGACGGCTCGGCAATGGATGCCAGGGGCTATGTCTGGAATGCTCGCTGGGACGGTAGCTGCCTGCTGCGACTGAACCCGCAAGGTCAGGTTGATCGGGTGATCGAGCTGCCCGTCAGTCGTCCCACCAGCTGTGTGTTTGGTGGTGAGGACCTCAAGACACTGTACATCACCAGTGCGGCGAGCCCACTTAACCATCCACTCGACGGCGCGGTGTTGTCGATGCGAGTCGATGTACCCGGTGTGGCTTGTACGCGGTTTGCGGGCTGAATCCCAAAATATGGGATGTAAATATATATATTGAGATTATTTGGCGAGCGGGTTTATAGTCGGTCCCATCAGCGACACGCACTCACACTAAAAAAACAAGACAGGTGAAGTGATGCAACGATCTTCCTCCGTACCGCCCGACGGCGTACGCGATTCCAAAAGCCTTTCGACCGGTCATCTCTGGATGTCCGGTTTTTGTCGTGCTTGCGGACAGGAGTCTTGAGTCATGGCCCACACCCTGTCCTTGTTACCGATGCCCGAACCCCCGAAAGGCGAACGCCTGAAAAACAAAGTTGTGCTGCTGACCGGGGCTGCCCAAGGCATTGGCGAGGCGATCGTCGCCGCGTTCGCCTCGCAGCAGGCACGCTTGGTCATCAGTGATATCCAGGCCGAGAAGGTTGAGACAGTCGCAGCCCTCTGGCGTGAACGCGGGGCGGATGTGCAGGCACTCAAAGCCGATGTATCCAACCAGCAGGACCTGCATGCCATGGCCCGTCGTGCCGTCGAGCTGCACGGTCGCATCGACGTTCTGGTGAACTGCGCGGGCGTGAACGTATTTCGTGACCCGCTGGAAATGACCGAGCAAGATTGGCGGCGTTGTTTCGCCATCGACCTGGATGGCGCCTGGTACGGTTGCAAGGCTGTGTTGCCGCAGATGCTTGAGCAGGGCGGGGGCAGCATCATCAATATCGCCTCGACTCATTCATCCCACATCATTCCCGGCTGTTTCCCTTACCCGGTGGCCAAGCACGGACTGCTCGGCCTGACCCGCGCATTGGGTATCGAATACGCGCCCAAAGGTGTGCGGGTGAATGCCATTGCGCCGGGTTACATCGAAACCCAATTGAATATCGACTACTGGAACGGCTTCGCCGATCCACATGCCGAACGCCAGCGTGCGCTGGATCTGCACCCGCCACGCCGAATCGGCCAGCCGATCGAAGTGGCAATGACGGCGGTGTTCCTGGCCAGCGATGAAGCACCTTTCATCAACGCCTCGTGCATCACCATCGATGGCGGACGTTCGGTC is drawn from Pseudomonas rhizophila and contains these coding sequences:
- a CDS encoding SMP-30/gluconolactonase/LRE family protein; translated protein: MMWAAVTEHRAILGEGPFWDEPTQALYWVDIAGKQALRLIGANVQIWQMPEHVSAFIPTQSGDALVTLSSGVYRLDLDSPGLEPNLKLLCMADPRPGNRANEARCDALGQLWLGTMQNNIGENAEDLPIEGRFGGLFRIGADGRVMPLLRDRGIPNTLLWSPDGTTVYFGESLDGTLYRHFIYPDGSLAPAEVWFGPHPRGGPDGSAMDARGYVWNARWDGSCLLRLNPQGQVDRVIELPVSRPTSCVFGGEDLKTLYITSAASPLNHPLDGAVLSMRVDVPGVACTRFAG
- a CDS encoding DUF4823 domain-containing protein: MRSLVLLLAVLALGGCMNVSDMGEGVRYHMSDAGLLDHSDSRRVNNLRIQPDSFIYIAQGAFAPPGSAYPRPNVVAEEAFNGFIEYFPMVRRARVPEGLDQAMGEARAAGAHYLLYTRFAKADNRIGNTDEWLDEEAVDRLGVDTSVIQIMLIETSTQYLIDTARIKSRGGLLTLHDKQPEDLIAPPLREYARSLLGVSDQ
- a CDS encoding FadR/GntR family transcriptional regulator — translated: MSSSFHASTVDWLGGWIAAGQVKPGQTIKVEADLGQQLGVSRTVIREAIKTLVAKGMLEVGPKVGTRVLPVRRWNLFDPQVVGWLSRSGLPENFVDDLLDLRRTIEPMAVRWACERATADQVQAIRLAYHALERAVDSGADYNRADQFFHECILAASHNQFIEQMVPALGALLAVSFEVSAADPDELRRTLPIHKDIAEAIAARDAARGVWACMTLIDNADLAIKRFYPNVMAGRTEIAGQAGNRSVQ
- a CDS encoding DUF1285 domain-containing protein, whose translation is MSGPQKANDLLGQIPKTKGLPPVHLWNPDFCGDIDMRIARDGTWYYLGTPIGRKPMVKLFSTIIRRDGDDYFLITPVEKVGIKVDDAPFVAVTLEVEGQGEQQRLRFTTNVEETTEAGGEHPMRVVIDPQTQEPAPYVHVRSNLEALIHRNVFYQLVELAVSREIDGQRWLGVWSGGVFFPIGLEP
- a CDS encoding SDR family oxidoreductase, which codes for MAHTLSLLPMPEPPKGERLKNKVVLLTGAAQGIGEAIVAAFASQQARLVISDIQAEKVETVAALWRERGADVQALKADVSNQQDLHAMARRAVELHGRIDVLVNCAGVNVFRDPLEMTEQDWRRCFAIDLDGAWYGCKAVLPQMLEQGGGSIINIASTHSSHIIPGCFPYPVAKHGLLGLTRALGIEYAPKGVRVNAIAPGYIETQLNIDYWNGFADPHAERQRALDLHPPRRIGQPIEVAMTAVFLASDEAPFINASCITIDGGRSVMYHD